One window of bacterium genomic DNA carries:
- the ptsP gene encoding phosphoenolpyruvate--protein phosphotransferase: MGPVRDQLNLIARITRLISDSHDFRETVDNIVAMVKQEMHTDVCSLYLYDEEKNKLVLVATEGLENSAIGRVDMPPSEGLTGLVFETKTPLVVQDAHQHPRFRYFPVTREEKYRTFLGVPLISRGSPIGVLVVQDLENRAYNAQELQFFNTIAGQVAGVVTNARLLRELSVGGASPQPSMEPARRSLVFHGTPATPGIAMGPAVLMETDDDLHYLVEEQTEDIDGERERFTDVILAGRKEIEALRERVQQQLGEEDASIFNIHLMMLEDQGFTQKVLEVIDTGSTALYAVKRVIAGYLKSFLQIDDSYLKDRAVDIEDIGRRIIRLLSDKTRDGILHFTEEGILVTRLITPSDAATLSTELVQGVATSAGGHTSHAIILSRSLGIPCIVGIDELLEVVQPGDFLIVDGNTGSLFINPDENVIKEYRRLFDDYTRHIVELVAEKDLPAVTLDGYRVALMSNAGLLSDLKFVDYYGADGIGLYRTELPFMARSILPTEDEQYRIYRTMVEGTGGKPVKIRTLDVGGDKNIPYLNLLREDNPFLGWRSIRMCLEKADIFKTQLRAILRAARHGPVSIMVPMVSTLEEVLGVKRLIEETKRELKRAKVPFSGSVPVGLMIEVPSAAHLAGKLAREVDFFSIGTNDLTQYTLAVDRNNKRVAHLYDPMNPAVLILIAMTTKAARDAGIPVGICGEIAADPIWTPLLIGLGATEFSMNAASIPLIKRSIRLVRHEDCLRAARRALKAGTSAEVRRIMSRLEQMISEQVMFKSSEIG, translated from the coding sequence GTGGGCCCAGTGAGGGATCAGCTCAACCTGATCGCCAGGATCACACGACTCATCAGTGATTCTCACGACTTTCGTGAGACGGTGGACAACATCGTCGCCATGGTCAAACAGGAGATGCACACCGACGTCTGCTCCCTTTATCTTTACGACGAGGAGAAGAACAAGCTCGTCCTGGTGGCCACAGAGGGACTGGAAAACTCGGCCATCGGCAGGGTGGACATGCCCCCCTCGGAGGGCCTGACCGGCCTTGTTTTCGAGACGAAGACCCCGCTCGTAGTCCAGGACGCCCACCAACACCCGCGTTTCCGTTACTTCCCGGTGACCAGGGAGGAAAAATACAGGACCTTTCTCGGGGTACCCCTCATCAGCCGTGGCAGTCCGATAGGAGTCCTTGTCGTCCAGGACCTCGAAAACCGGGCATACAACGCCCAGGAACTCCAGTTTTTCAACACCATCGCGGGACAGGTCGCCGGTGTGGTCACCAACGCCAGGCTCCTCAGGGAGCTCTCCGTAGGAGGAGCCTCGCCTCAACCGTCCATGGAACCGGCGCGGCGTTCCCTGGTGTTCCATGGGACTCCGGCCACTCCCGGCATTGCCATGGGACCGGCGGTCCTGATGGAGACCGATGACGATCTCCATTATCTGGTAGAGGAACAGACAGAGGATATCGACGGCGAGAGAGAGCGGTTTACCGACGTGATCCTGGCCGGAAGAAAGGAGATCGAAGCTCTCCGGGAGCGTGTCCAGCAGCAGTTGGGCGAGGAAGACGCCTCCATCTTCAACATCCACCTCATGATGCTGGAGGACCAGGGGTTCACCCAGAAGGTCCTGGAGGTCATCGATACCGGGAGCACCGCACTTTACGCTGTCAAAAGGGTCATTGCCGGATACCTCAAGAGCTTCCTGCAGATCGACGACTCATACCTGAAAGACCGGGCCGTGGATATCGAGGACATCGGCCGCAGGATCATCCGGCTGCTATCCGACAAAACCAGGGACGGGATCCTTCACTTCACGGAAGAAGGTATCCTTGTCACGAGGCTCATCACTCCTTCTGACGCTGCCACCTTGTCCACCGAACTGGTTCAGGGTGTTGCCACCTCGGCCGGGGGCCACACATCCCACGCTATCATCCTGTCACGCTCCCTGGGCATCCCGTGCATTGTCGGGATCGACGAACTGCTCGAAGTGGTCCAGCCGGGCGATTTCCTCATCGTGGACGGAAACACCGGGAGTCTGTTCATCAACCCCGATGAGAACGTCATCAAGGAGTATCGCCGCCTTTTTGACGACTACACGAGGCACATTGTAGAACTGGTCGCGGAGAAGGACCTGCCGGCGGTCACCCTGGACGGATACAGGGTAGCGCTTATGTCCAACGCCGGACTCCTCTCCGACCTGAAGTTCGTAGACTATTACGGAGCAGACGGGATAGGCCTGTACCGGACAGAGCTGCCGTTCATGGCCCGTTCCATCCTTCCCACCGAGGACGAGCAGTACCGTATCTATCGCACCATGGTGGAGGGGACGGGCGGAAAACCGGTGAAGATCCGCACGCTGGACGTGGGAGGGGACAAGAACATCCCCTATCTCAACCTGCTCCGGGAGGACAACCCCTTCCTGGGGTGGAGGTCTATCCGGATGTGCCTGGAAAAAGCCGATATCTTCAAGACCCAGCTCAGGGCGATCCTCAGGGCGGCCCGCCACGGGCCGGTAAGCATCATGGTTCCCATGGTGTCCACCCTGGAGGAGGTCCTGGGGGTCAAACGGCTTATTGAGGAGACGAAACGTGAGCTTAAGAGAGCCAAGGTCCCCTTCAGTGGATCGGTGCCCGTAGGTCTCATGATCGAGGTGCCCTCCGCGGCCCACCTGGCAGGCAAACTGGCAAGGGAGGTCGATTTTTTCTCCATCGGCACCAACGACCTGACCCAGTACACCCTCGCGGTGGACCGGAACAACAAAAGGGTCGCACACCTGTACGATCCCATGAACCCCGCCGTGCTGATTCTCATCGCAATGACAACGAAAGCCGCCAGAGATGCGGGAATCCCTGTCGGTATCTGTGGGGAGATCGCCGCTGATCCCATCTGGACCCCCCTCCTCATCGGCCTTGGGGCCACCGAGTTCTCCATGAACGCGGCGTCCATCCCCCTCATCAAGCGTTCCATCCGCCTGGTCCGCCATGAGGACTGCCTCCGAGCCGCCCGGAGAGCCCTGAAGGCCGGCACCTCAGCCGAAGTCCGGCGCATCATGTCCCGCCTCGAGCAGATGATCAGCGAACAGGTGATGTTCAAGTCTTCAGAAATCGGCTGA
- a CDS encoding JAB domain-containing protein — MQQRSGIRNLIPIIGRKAAEEFLRRHELKDLLSLDRKTLLRIRHVGPRRAEAILSLPKIFRQLASAPVEGRSVSCSGDVYRLFEARLGTLVKEHFLVLTLNTRNIILSEDLCAVGSVNTVHIHPSEVLRQAVIEMAPSILCLHNHPAGDPSPSPEDRNLTERIASASALMGIRFLDHIIVAAGAYYSFSDAGEL; from the coding sequence ATGCAGCAAAGATCAGGTATCCGCAACCTAATCCCGATTATCGGCCGCAAGGCAGCCGAGGAGTTCCTGCGCCGACACGAGCTGAAGGACCTGCTCTCCCTGGACCGGAAAACACTCCTGCGGATAAGACACGTCGGGCCCCGCCGCGCCGAAGCGATCCTGTCCCTCCCCAAAATTTTCCGTCAACTGGCCAGCGCTCCGGTAGAAGGCCGCTCCGTGTCCTGCAGCGGCGATGTCTACCGGCTGTTCGAGGCCCGCCTCGGCACCCTGGTCAAGGAGCACTTCCTGGTCCTGACCCTCAATACCCGCAACATCATCCTTTCCGAGGACCTGTGCGCCGTGGGCAGTGTGAACACGGTGCACATCCACCCTTCGGAAGTGCTCCGGCAGGCGGTCATCGAAATGGCTCCCAGCATCCTTTGTCTTCACAATCACCCTGCCGGAGATCCTTCCCCCTCCCCCGAAGACCGAAACCTTACCGAAAGGATCGCCAGTGCCTCGGCGCTCATGGGAATCCGGTTCCTGGACCACATCATCGTGGCAGCCGGGGCCTATTACTCTTTCTCGGATGCCGGGGAATTATAG